One genomic window of Bradyrhizobium sp. B124 includes the following:
- a CDS encoding DMT family transporter, whose amino-acid sequence MTDQKPQARPRLAPAGLMFLAITSVGWGFNWPSTKFLLSELPPLTLRGITGVIGAVLLAALALLRAQSLHVEARLWPRLVLYAALNVSGWMVLMGLALLWLPASETALIAYTMPVWASLLAWPVLGERPTLLRTIALVMAFAGLAAIMGGNGISASKDKLPGIIMALGGAFGFALGTVLAKKYPLVMPPIPAAAWQIGLGCVPIAIIGLMIETTHLDRVTTVGWWLLVYSTLIQFCVAYVAWFAALARLPASVAAIGTMAVPVIGVIASAVALHEPLGPTQITALLFTLAGVALATR is encoded by the coding sequence ATGACAGACCAGAAGCCTCAAGCGCGGCCGCGCCTTGCGCCCGCCGGCCTGATGTTCCTCGCCATCACCTCGGTGGGTTGGGGGTTCAACTGGCCGTCCACCAAGTTCCTGCTCAGCGAGCTGCCGCCTCTGACCCTGCGCGGCATCACCGGCGTGATCGGCGCCGTGCTGCTGGCGGCGCTGGCGCTGCTCCGCGCCCAGAGCCTGCATGTCGAGGCAAGGCTGTGGCCGCGCCTCGTGCTGTATGCGGCGCTCAACGTCTCCGGCTGGATGGTGCTGATGGGGCTCGCGCTCTTGTGGCTGCCGGCGAGCGAGACCGCATTGATCGCCTACACCATGCCGGTCTGGGCCTCGCTGCTGGCCTGGCCGGTGCTCGGCGAGCGGCCGACGCTGTTGCGGACCATTGCGCTGGTGATGGCGTTCGCGGGGCTTGCCGCGATCATGGGCGGCAACGGGATTTCCGCGAGCAAGGACAAGCTGCCGGGAATCATCATGGCGCTCGGCGGCGCGTTCGGCTTTGCGCTCGGCACGGTGCTGGCGAAGAAATATCCGCTGGTGATGCCGCCGATCCCGGCCGCGGCCTGGCAGATCGGCCTCGGTTGCGTGCCGATCGCGATCATCGGCCTCATGATCGAGACCACGCATCTCGATCGCGTCACGACGGTCGGCTGGTGGCTCTTGGTCTATTCGACGCTGATCCAGTTCTGCGTCGCCTACGTCGCGTGGTTTGCCGCGCTTGCCCGCCTGCCGGCCTCGGTGGCGGCGATCGGCACCATGGCGGTACCGGTGATCGGCGTGATTGCCTCCGCCGTCGCGCTGCACGAGCCGCTCGGGCCGACCCAGATCACAGCGCTGCTGTTCACGCTCGCCGGCGTCGCACTGGCGACGCGGTAA
- a CDS encoding vitamin B12-dependent ribonucleotide reductase: MRIERRNTTSGQSPYAGINFRLTTSEIRNPDGSVVFRAENVEVPEFWSQVASDVLAQKYFRKAGVAARLKKVEEETVPSWLWRSVPDTEALSLLPENERIVGETSAKQVFDRLAGCWTYWGWKGGYFSTEEDALAFFDELRFQLAKQMVAPNSPQWFNTGLHWAYGVDGPGQGHYYVDWKTGKLTKSKSAYEHPQPHACFIQGVGDDLVNEGGIMDLWVREARLFKYGSGTGSNFSSLRGEGEKLSGGGRSSGLMSFLKIGDRAAGAIKSGGTTRRAAKMVVVDADHPDIETYIDWKVKEEQKVAALVTGSKINQKHLKAVMKACVNCEGSGDDCFDPEKNPALRREIKLARRSLVPDNYIKRVIQFAKQGYKDIQFDIYDTDWDSEAYLTVSGQNSNNSVSLKDDFLRAVETDGDWNLIGRTTKKVTKTLKARDLWEKIGYAAWASADPGLHFNTTMNDWHTCKASGDIRASNPCSEYMFLDDTACNLASANLLTFYSSTTKRFDIESYEHLCRLWTIVLEISVMMAQFPSKAIAELSYEFRTLGLGFANIGGLLMTMGLPYDSKEGRSLCGALTAVMTGISYKTSAEMAAELGTFPGYKKNAAHMLRVIRNHRRAAHGESRGYEALAVNPVALDHESCPQADIVAHAKLAWDDALALGEVNGYRNAQVTVVAPTGTIGLVMDCDTTGIEPDFALVKFKKLAGGGYFKIINQAVPAALRALGYRESEIAEIEAYAVGHGSLSNAPGINATTLKAKGFTDEAIAKVEKALPTAFDIKFAFNKWTFGEDFIRDTLGIGAEAIAAPGFDLLAAVGFSKREIEAANVHICGAMTVEGAPHLKAEHYPVFDCANPCGKIGKRYLSVESHIRMMAASQPFISGAISKTINMPNDATVEDCKSAYLLSWKLALKANALYRDGSKLSQPLNSQLISDDEDEDDAVEALYEKPMAARAAQVSEKIVEKLVERIIVMREREKMPDRRKGYTQKAVVGGHKVYLRTGEYDDGRLGEIFIDMHKEGAALRSFINNFAIAVSLGLQYGVPLEEYVDAFTFTRFEPAGPVQGNDSIKYATSILDYVFRELAVSYMSRFDLAHVDPNESGFDALGKGVEEGKEPDEAPTHQATKYVSKGLTRSRTDNLVVMRGGSTAVSGNADNAPAGGSRVTALAPHGATARGVSDTIEGAVALKQEVSHDLSPTEKLEALNWSKPGTAAAAAPSKAERRAEAKAKGYEGEMCSECGNFTLVRNGTCMKCDTCGSTTGCS; this comes from the coding sequence ATGCGAATCGAACGACGCAACACCACCAGCGGACAATCTCCCTATGCCGGGATCAATTTCCGCCTGACCACATCTGAGATCCGCAACCCGGACGGCTCGGTCGTGTTCCGTGCCGAGAACGTCGAGGTTCCGGAGTTCTGGTCGCAGGTCGCCTCCGACGTGCTGGCGCAGAAGTATTTCCGCAAAGCCGGCGTTGCCGCGCGCCTGAAGAAGGTCGAGGAAGAGACCGTGCCGTCGTGGCTGTGGCGCTCGGTGCCGGACACCGAGGCGCTTAGCCTGCTGCCCGAGAACGAGCGCATCGTCGGTGAGACCTCTGCCAAGCAGGTGTTCGATCGCCTCGCCGGCTGCTGGACCTATTGGGGCTGGAAGGGCGGCTACTTCTCCACGGAAGAAGATGCCCTCGCCTTCTTCGACGAGCTTCGCTTCCAACTGGCAAAACAGATGGTCGCGCCGAACTCTCCGCAGTGGTTCAACACCGGGCTCCATTGGGCCTATGGCGTCGATGGTCCCGGCCAGGGCCACTATTACGTCGACTGGAAGACCGGCAAACTGACAAAATCGAAGTCGGCCTATGAGCATCCGCAGCCGCATGCCTGCTTCATCCAGGGCGTCGGCGACGACCTCGTCAACGAGGGCGGCATCATGGACCTCTGGGTGCGCGAGGCGCGCCTGTTCAAGTATGGCTCCGGCACCGGCTCCAACTTCTCGAGCCTGCGCGGGGAAGGCGAAAAGCTCTCCGGCGGCGGCCGCTCGTCCGGCCTGATGAGCTTCCTCAAGATCGGCGACCGCGCCGCGGGCGCGATCAAGTCGGGCGGCACCACCCGCCGCGCCGCCAAGATGGTCGTGGTCGATGCCGACCATCCCGACATCGAGACCTATATCGACTGGAAGGTGAAGGAGGAGCAGAAGGTTGCGGCGCTCGTCACCGGCTCCAAGATCAACCAGAAGCACCTCAAGGCCGTGATGAAGGCCTGCGTGAACTGCGAAGGTTCTGGCGACGACTGCTTCGATCCCGAGAAGAACCCGGCGCTCCGCCGCGAGATCAAGCTCGCGCGCCGCAGCCTCGTGCCCGACAACTACATCAAGCGCGTCATCCAGTTCGCCAAGCAGGGCTACAAGGACATCCAGTTCGACATCTACGACACCGACTGGGATTCCGAGGCGTATCTCACCGTCTCCGGCCAGAACTCCAACAACTCGGTGTCGCTGAAGGATGATTTCCTCCGCGCTGTCGAGACCGATGGCGACTGGAACCTGATCGGCCGCACCACCAAGAAGGTGACCAAGACGCTGAAGGCGCGCGACCTCTGGGAGAAGATCGGTTACGCCGCCTGGGCCTCCGCCGATCCCGGCCTGCACTTCAACACCACGATGAACGACTGGCACACCTGCAAGGCGTCCGGTGACATCCGCGCCTCCAATCCGTGCTCGGAATACATGTTCCTGGACGACACGGCGTGCAACCTCGCCTCCGCCAATTTGCTGACGTTCTACAGCTCGACCACCAAGCGGTTCGACATCGAGTCCTACGAGCACCTCTGCCGGCTCTGGACCATCGTGCTCGAAATCTCCGTCATGATGGCTCAGTTCCCGTCGAAGGCGATCGCCGAGCTGTCCTACGAGTTCCGCACCCTCGGCCTCGGCTTTGCAAATATCGGCGGCCTGCTGATGACCATGGGCCTGCCCTATGACTCGAAGGAAGGCCGTTCGCTGTGCGGCGCGCTGACCGCTGTGATGACCGGCATCTCCTACAAGACCTCGGCCGAGATGGCGGCCGAGCTCGGCACCTTCCCGGGCTACAAGAAGAACGCCGCGCACATGCTGCGCGTGATCCGCAACCACCGCCGCGCCGCCCACGGTGAAAGCCGCGGCTATGAGGCGCTCGCCGTCAATCCGGTGGCGCTCGACCACGAGTCGTGCCCGCAGGCCGACATCGTCGCGCATGCCAAGCTGGCATGGGACGATGCCCTCGCCCTCGGCGAGGTCAACGGCTATCGCAACGCGCAAGTGACGGTGGTGGCGCCGACCGGCACCATTGGCCTGGTGATGGATTGCGACACCACCGGCATCGAGCCTGATTTTGCGCTGGTGAAGTTCAAGAAGCTCGCCGGCGGCGGCTACTTCAAGATCATCAACCAGGCGGTGCCGGCCGCCTTGCGCGCGCTCGGCTATCGCGAGAGCGAGATCGCGGAGATCGAGGCCTACGCCGTCGGCCACGGCTCGCTGTCGAATGCGCCGGGCATCAACGCCACGACGCTGAAGGCAAAAGGCTTCACCGACGAAGCCATCGCCAAGGTGGAAAAGGCGCTGCCGACCGCGTTCGACATCAAGTTCGCCTTCAACAAGTGGACTTTCGGCGAAGACTTTATTCGCGACACGCTCGGCATCGGCGCGGAAGCCATTGCTGCGCCGGGCTTCGACCTGCTCGCGGCGGTTGGCTTCTCCAAGCGCGAGATCGAGGCCGCCAACGTGCACATCTGCGGCGCGATGACGGTCGAGGGAGCTCCTCACCTCAAGGCCGAACACTACCCGGTGTTCGACTGCGCCAACCCCTGCGGCAAGATCGGCAAGCGTTACCTCTCGGTCGAGAGCCACATCCGGATGATGGCGGCCTCGCAGCCGTTCATCTCGGGCGCGATCTCCAAGACCATCAACATGCCGAACGACGCCACGGTGGAGGACTGCAAGTCCGCCTACCTGCTGTCGTGGAAGCTGGCGCTGAAGGCCAACGCGCTGTACCGCGACGGCTCAAAGCTGTCGCAGCCGCTCAACTCGCAGCTCATCTCCGACGATGAGGACGAGGACGATGCGGTGGAAGCGCTCTACGAGAAGCCGATGGCGGCGCGTGCCGCCCAGGTCTCGGAGAAGATCGTCGAGAAGCTGGTCGAGCGCATCATCGTGATGCGCGAGCGCGAGAAGATGCCGGATCGCCGCAAGGGCTACACCCAGAAGGCGGTTGTCGGCGGCCACAAGGTCTATCTCCGTACCGGCGAATATGACGACGGCCGGCTCGGCGAGATCTTCATCGACATGCACAAGGAAGGCGCGGCGCTGCGCTCCTTCATCAACAATTTTGCGATCGCGGTGTCCCTGGGTCTGCAATACGGCGTGCCGCTCGAAGAATATGTCGACGCCTTCACCTTCACCCGCTTCGAGCCCGCGGGTCCCGTGCAGGGCAACGACTCCATCAAGTACGCGACCTCGATCCTCGACTACGTCTTCCGCGAGCTCGCGGTGAGCTATATGAGCCGCTTCGACCTCGCCCATGTCGATCCGAACGAGTCTGGCTTCGACGCACTCGGCAAGGGCGTCGAGGAAGGCAAGGAGCCGGATGAGGCCCCGACCCACCAGGCGACCAAGTACGTGTCGAAGGGCCTGACCCGTTCGCGCACCGACAACCTCGTCGTCATGCGCGGCGGCTCGACCGCTGTCAGCGGCAACGCCGACAACGCCCCCGCCGGCGGCAGCCGCGTCACGGCGCTGGCCCCGCACGGCGCCACCGCCCGCGGCGTCTCCGACACCATCGAAGGCGCAGTCGCCCTCAAGCAGGAGGTCAGCCACGACCTCTCGCCGACCGAGAAGCTCGAGGCCCTGAACTGGAGCAAGCCCGGCACCGCCGCAGCCGCCGCCCCGTCCAAGGCGGAGCGTCGTGCCGAAGCGAAAGCCAAGGGCTACGAAGGCGAGATGTGCTCGGAGTGCGGCAACTTCACGCTGGTGCGGAATGGCACGTGCATGAAGTGCGATACGTGCGGCAGCACGACGGGGTGTTCGTGA